One region of Miscanthus floridulus cultivar M001 chromosome 19, ASM1932011v1, whole genome shotgun sequence genomic DNA includes:
- the LOC136527725 gene encoding uncharacterized protein produces MISPSQLLLDEIQLAFDEIRRRFDEFDARMERRFSWTQAALEQRGAAGKLRIGGLEQFGATQHVMADNWGGLFEPVPVLEECVYEPAATDTPSPPPVKEHQDAMVVLDNWGGHFEQLAHMLEGGVCASDWLTDEPVATEAADGAYTSLALSAIDANVGFAGLASKDQIRGEGAVNSPDLDAPACLTPTPIVSTTAAAVPVEISPMDFKRQTQALEKPPSSSSRATAAEEEMLRAILFGGYVGSFRLEFAQSVEKKQVAQPEAERSGFLAARVKQERLIAIVRAELLGACDRVFVGVDLESHSFSLCNSVQKAQFLVANTAAAGDSELHAVAVSNIFTTQPSPLRCVRLTCCYMDEHWANPRFRLVNDEYALHAVPLGGYDGSLDDDPASGFAHLDAPLDRAIGRVGQALAAAAALRADVVGLAGGGLLAWVVAAGSAQTNCSIVCSNGGTGVLVSLPTAAPATSSTTTTLATAPATLNEVATHVLPAAEFHDIPKHDKPKSVAMVTIARQPSST; encoded by the coding sequence ATGATCTCTCCTTcccagctcctcctcgatgaaaTCCAGCTGGCCTTCGACGAGATCCGCAGGAGGTTCGACGAATTCGATGCTCGGATGGAGCGGCGCTTCTCGTGGACCCAGGCCGCGCTGGAGCAGCGGGGCGCCGCCGGGAAGCTCCGCATTGGCGGCCTTGAGCAGTTCGGCGCGACGCAGCATGTCATGGCCGACAACTGGGGCGGATTGTTTGAGCCTGTCCCCGTCCTGGAGGAGTGCGTCTACGAGCCAGCCGCCACCGACACTCCCTCGCCTCCGCCGGTGAAGGAGCACCAGGATGCCATGGTGGTTCTGGACAACTGGGGTGGACACTTCGAGCAGCTCGCCCACATGCTGGAAGGGGGTGTCTGCGCCAGCGACTGGCTCACCGACGAACCGGTCGCCACTGAAGCTGCCGACGGCGCCTACACCTCCCTCGCCCTCTCCGCCATCGACGCCAACGTCGGCTTCGCGGGGCTCGCGTCCAAAGACCAGATCCGCGGCGAGGGTGCCGTCAATTCCCCCGACCTCGACGCGCCCGCCTGCCTCACGCCCACACCCATCGTTTCTACCACCGCAGCTGCTGTGCCCGTGGAGATTTCTCCAATGGACTTCAAGCGCCAGACCCAGGCGCTCGAGAAGCCACCCTCGTCGTCGTCTCGGGCCACCGCAGCGGAGGAAGAGATGCTCCGCGCCATCCTGTTTGGCGGCTACGTCGGCTCCTTCAGGCTGGAGTTCGCGCAGTCCGTCGAGAAGAAGCAGGTCGCGCAGCCGGAGGCCGAGCGCTCCGGGTTCCTTGCCGCGCGCGTCAAGCAGGAGAGGCTCATCGCCATCGTCCGCGCCGAGCTGCTGGGCGCTTGCGACCGCGTATTCGTCGGCGTCGACCTCGAGTCCCATAGCTTCTCGCTGTGCAACTCCGTCCAAAAGGCCCAGTTCCTCGTGGCCAACACCGCTGCCGCGGGGGATTCCGAGCTGCACGCCGTTGCCGTCTCCAACATCTTCACCACACAACCGAGCCCGCTCCGCTGTGTCCGCCTCACTTGCTGCTACATGGACGAGCACTGGGCCAATCCTCGCTTTCGTCTCGTCAACGACGAGTACGCGCTCCACGCCGTCCCGCTCGGCGGCTACGACGGCTCCCTCGACGACGACCCGGCGTCCGGCTTTGCCCACCTCGATGCGCCGCTCGACCGAGCCATCGGTCGCGTTGGCCAGGCGCTCGCAGCAGCCGCTGCGCTCCGTGCAGATGTCGTAGGTCTTGCTGGTGGTGGGCTACTAGCATGGGTTGTGGCTGCGGGGTCAGCGCAAACCAACTGCTCGATTGTTTGCTCCAATGGTGGCACCGGCGTGCTGGTGTCCTTGCCAACGGCTGCACCGGCCACTTCATCAACAACCACTACGCTGGCCACTGCTCCAGCTACTCTGAATGAGGTAGCCACACATGTGCTTCCTGCAGCCGAATTCCATGACATCCCAAAGCATGACAAGCCCAAGTCGGTCGCTATGGTGACTATTGCAAGACAGCCTTCATCTACCTAG